aaaaacacacacacaaagtAGTGAAAGATCAAGTCAAGCAGGAACTGAAGCAGATAAATTTACCATTGTTGTCCTGAATTTGTCAACGAGGTTGCGATGCCAGCATCATGGAGCAGGCCTGAACTTTGGAAGCTCTTCATAACATTGCCCACCAAAGAAACATCTTCCCATGATAACATTGTAAAAGTTTACTTAGTAGATTTATAGAGAAAAGAGTCTGCCACCATGCACATCTAAATTCTAATGTCATGGAAAATATATGACAAACCTGAGTGAAATGACTCAATCCACAAAGGAATGAAGTTCGAAGCAAATATATTCTGATTCTGGTTGCAAGCCTTCCATGATTCAGCTCCCTAAAATGCATTGAGATGACTAAATTAGGGAAAATAAAAACTGTGGGGTTCTATATTTTAAGATACTACTGCTCACAAACTTCCTGTGAAGATACCTACCTTTTTGCATTTGAAGCTATCACTGAGCCAGTAATCAAGCCATTGTTGCATCTTTTCATTCCAAAATACAGAGTTCATTGCCTTTTTTCTCATTTGGGAAGCTTCAGAAAAACGTGCAGCTAAGCTATTGTTTCCAATTACATTTGCCAGGAAGGTTATATCAATTTCCATCTGGATCAGAGAACACAATAGCCCATAAGTGCATGGATTGCTGAATTCAACTAAAACCTTCAGAGGCATTGTAAAAATCATACTCCCAATATGAAAGCATTCAGATCCACAGGTATAATTGATGTTGTAGCCAAGGTTGTGAGGTCGGAGCTGTTTCTGCAACAAGACATCCAAACACTTTCATTGTCCAatatgcaaagatccttaagttGAAACTTCATCAATCCCAAAACACTACAAAATATTAGGTGGTGGAAACAAACAACTCTAAAGTAGTGTTGGGGAGAATAGATTTCAagacttggatttggatttgtgtggatttgaatgaaattcaataaaattttgtaCTGTGTtttacacaaatccaaatccaaatccaaggtttgAAATACAAGCTCCCAAACAGAAAGCAAGACTTCTGCCAAGGAAAACCTTATGTAGAATGTACAAAATATATAGGCTCCAAGTAAGGAATCTGTGAAATCTCAAAATGTGAAGTCCAGCTAAAAGTACTAAAAACTATTACCTCATCCATCTTGAACTGAAATCCCATCCAGACTCTGCAGCGGAAGCCAATTCACGGTATAATTTTTGCTTTTCAGTATCATTCAAGAGCTTGGAAGCAGTTTGATAGTCCTGCCAGATGATACAAGTCAGTAATTACATACAGTTAAACAATTCACATTCATTCACATGATGCGAATCCTAAACCAAGGTAAGCATGCAGGAGTGAAGGACACACAATAGTATAAGACTCTGGTCTGGGTTTGTTCCACATTGCATAGTATCGACTTAAATGGTGAATGCAACCTTGAGCATCTTGGATTGTCACCTCATGTATATCtacaaaaggggaaaaaaaaattggaaatcaTCAGCATAAGACAACCGAGAAAAATAATGACTTGTGCAAAGCATTTGAAAGACTTAGACTGGGAACTCCCTCTTGCAATACCTGAACGCCAAAATTCATATTCTTTGAGAAGTGCAGGGAGAGACTTCCTAACAAACTCTATATCAGCAGTCCGATTGTATATCGCACGAATCATTGCACTTAGGAGAGGAGGCTGGCTGCAAAAAGGTCAACTTATATAGTTAAATTTCTCCTGAAAAAACAGATGTCAAGAGGGCTAAACAAAACTACTAGAGCCTTCAGAGTTAAGAATAAGAAGACGAATAAGTTAAATTTCACCTATACAAAAAGGAGAAGACAGTGGAACTGGGTGCTTTTAAAAATATGATTCAAGATTCATAATGTCAAGAGGGCAAAACAAAACTTAGAAGGCCAATCAGCATACTGCAACTATTTTTGAAAGATGGAAAACTAGAGccttaagaaaaagaagaagaagaagaagaagaagaagaatatttaaaaatattatattgggTTTTCACAAATCAACCTTCTTTCCATAGCAATCCCTTACAATAAGCCCCCTTAAACTTCAAATTCTGGATCtgctttattttattaatttattatttaatttatctttttaattACATCAAACAAGAGCCAAGCACTGAAAAGAGTAGCATTACCTTCTATTGGTGTAATAGGTCCTGGCACCATTGAGGACATAAGTATATTGATCTATGAGGAAAAGAAGATTAGTCACAATTGCTTTTGCAGTATCATACATTTGACTTGCTAGCAAACCCCTGCATTAAAAGTTAAGaagttattttttatatataagatGTTGCAttttataaaacaaaaaatataaccTTATGGCATAAGCAAACTTTCGAACCCAACCCCCACCCCATTTCCCCCCCTAATCAACATccttacttttttctttttctttttttctttttcaaaatatataactCAGGAAATTGATCTCCAAGATTTCTAAAGTCTGTCAAATTTGAACTTTaatttttttcaacatttttaatTTCTAATAGTGTTGCATCACCCATGTTGTGATACACAAAAAGACCGTGAAAGAGAAACATAATTGTCTAACCCTACAACACCTAGAGAAGGAAAACTCTTAAGATTGTTTGGAAGAATGGAATTTGATTTGGATTTGCATGGATATGTTCGAAAGTTAATAGCattagtagattttgataccttcgATGTATCATGCAAGCAAAGGAAGAGATTGAAGAGGATGTGATTACAGAGTTAAAGTAGGTTAAGTAAAATGAAGGAGTGCTTTAGACGTATTGTGTGATtatagaatactcttaaaattagaaggaaagttttataagataacCATAAGATCAAGCATGCTATGTTGATCAGAATGTTAAACAACTAAAAAGCAACAcatcaaaaagtaaaaattgtagATATGTGAATGTTAAagtggatgagtgatataactttaaaggataaattaaaaaacaaacaCATTATCAATATGATAGACATAACACTAGTAGAACATAAGACAAGAAAGGGGCAACTTAGATGACTTGAGTATTAGAATCATAGGTCAAGTAGTGCACCCCTAGAAGGAGTGAGTAAATTATTATTAACGGTAGTAGGAGTAGACCTAGACTTAAAATAACCTAGAATGAGCTATGAAAAAGGATCCAATAGCTCTTAAGTAAGTTGAGAAAATTGTCCATGATTGCATGAATTTTCCGAAAGGATTCATACAGTCAACCCCAATTAATGAGagttaaggcttgttgttgttcttttgttcaaatccataaaaattctaTATTGTATTCTCCAAAAACTAGGTAAACAATTAAAACTAAATTGAATTTAGGAATGAGTAGATTTATGTAATGGTGGAATTTTAGTAATGCAAATTAGCTTGAGCATTGGAAAGGTCATGGAGGCCTCTCAATCTCTTCTTTCTCATGATTGAATGTCGATGAATTAGGGGATGTCCTCGttcattaaatttttcaaaaaagggtTCGATACTAACCTGATTACCCAGTAAGAATCCCAATAATAAACCTCCAAAAACCGGGACCCTGGAATCACGACCGGCGCCGGCAGAGGAAGCAGAGTATGAAAGTCCGGCTGCTTCCGGACGTCATCCGAGACTCTCCGGCTCAAGTTTTTCCAAAGTGAATGCACCTCCAACGCCCACGCCCTCACATTCGGATGCTTCACGGCCGGCAAGAACCCCTCCGGCGTCGGTACAAAATTCGCCGGCAAAAAGTACACCAGATCATCCCCTGCTTCGTGGAAGTATTTCCCCAAGTAATCCTGCAAAGCTTCAACGGGAACTGACCCGTTTTTGGATCTGGGCAAGCTGTTGAAGGCTTTCTCGGTCGTCGATAGGTCGAATTTCAGGGACAAGTCGACGTACCGTTTTGGATCGAAACCGGAGGAGCCGAAGGTGTTGAGTGCGGTTTTCTGGACGCGTTGGAGGAAGGTGACGAGTGGGGTAGAGGGTTTTACGGGGCCGGAATCGGGAGGATTGCATTGCGATGGGGTTTCAGAAGCGGACATGGGATTTaagagtaaaggaaagaagaTGAAGGCGAGATAGAGAGAGGAGAATTTAGGGTTGGGGGAGCAAAAAGCCGCAATTAATGGAGGCGATTGGACGTTTTGGATGAGGCTGAAGACAAGGCGAGGATGATCGAAGCTGATTCATGGTTTTATAAGCAGAATGAATCTGAAAAAGCAAACAATGAAAAAGAAGAGATAGAAGACGAAGAAGAaagctgaagaagaagaataaaaagtcGAGAGAGGAAGAATTCTGATTCTGTCATGAAAAGATTGAACAGAGACACTGCCAAAAGAGCCGGCAAAagtaagaatttttttaaaaaaaaaaacgctaATACTGGTGTCCAATACGGATAAAGATACGGATACATTATATTCATACGATACagctaaaaaataataattaaataaactgtaacAAATAAGGGGGAAAGGCCGCGACCCATGAGTTTGGCGGGGTCCGAAGAGCGGCGTCAATGGCTGGAGTTTTCATgataattcaaaaataataataataattcaattaattataatgggtgaaagaaaagagagaaactaatgaagaaactcattttttcttatactttctttttatattaaattttaaaaataaaaaattatttaatataattaaaaattaagaaaaactaaatactaTTGATGTATAaagttaaatttttgtttttttattttttttattttctttcttattttccttaataataatcaaacatgaaaatgcaaattttttttaaatttgttccAAACAAagcctaaaaaaattaaaattttgacatATAACCaattcaatatatttaaaaaaataaattatttatcaaGACTGTAAATAATCCAATGAGAGCTAATCACTACAAATAAAGATTAAAAAAGTAATTTTGTAGCTACTACTCTTGACATTCCCTAATCGCCACCTTTCTTACATTTGTGCATTATCCAACTCTAGTGTGTTTTCTTCACTCTAGAGTAGCCTtgagaacaacaacaacaacaacaaaaccaagtcttaattccactaggtgaggtcggcaatatgaatcattttccgtcaatttatgcgatcatggaccatttcttttaatagattcaaggatattaaatctttacttactatctcctctcaagttattttagtctacccctaccccttctattgctccccacagtaactaagtcactcttcctcacaggtgcactatatgGCATATGTTGCAATTGTTTATACCATCTGATtcgtcccttccttatcttatcttctataggagctaaaCCTAACTTAACATGAATAtcttcattccttaatttatctttcaatgttatatcactcatcgatctaagtattctcatctcaacaacttttactttttggatattatgttttttcgtcgcccaacattctaatctaTATAACATTGCTGGTCTTATatcctataaaattttcctttcaattttaagaatattctacgatcacaaagcacacttgaagcacttctccattttacccaacatgctttaactctatgcattacatcatcttcaatttctccttcagcatgcataatagatccaaggtatcgaaatctacaagtactatttatttcttcaacatcaagtttaactttgtccccaatattcctcctatcattactaaaattacatttcatatattctgtcttatttctacttatcttaaagtctcaaaattctaaagcttctctccaaaATTTTAACTCGGTATCTActtcgtccctagtttcatcaattaatacaatatcatctgcaaacaacatacaccatggaacctctttttAAATACTCTTCGTAATAactcgaggaatttttcagcatctcgtcgacaaacacaggggatttgtcgacgaggatataagaggagttcgtcgacgaggataggttTCGTCATCGAGGacaggtttcgtcaacgagaaaataacGAGAGATTTTTGGGGcaatctgaaattcatcgatgaggggggaagttcgtcgacaaaattccttaaggactcgtcaacgagatgacgtgtctcgtcgacgaatccggggctataaatagtgaaaacccagatttttcagcAGAAAACTGGCGcaaactttttctctctctctctaaaacgtctcccactccttctctcttcgattccggctccatttctcaccggattaaagatctgagaccaccacgatgctcctgacgaagttctctgcaagtctgctggatctgatcg
This window of the Malania oleifera isolate guangnan ecotype guangnan chromosome 6, ASM2987363v1, whole genome shotgun sequence genome carries:
- the LOC131157680 gene encoding probable trehalase isoform X1; the encoded protein is MSASETPSQCNPPDSGPVKPSTPLVTFLQRVQKTALNTFGSSGFDPKRYVDLSLKFDLSTTEKAFNSLPRSKNGSVPVEALQDYLGKYFHEAGDDLVYFLPANFVPTPEGFLPAVKHPNVRAWALEVHSLWKNLSRRVSDDVRKQPDFHTLLPLPAPVVIPGSRFLEVYYWDSYWVIRGLLASQMYDTAKAIVTNLLFLIDQYTYVLNGARTYYTNRSQPPLLSAMIRAIYNRTADIEFVRKSLPALLKEYEFWRSDIHEVTIQDAQGCIHHLSRYYAMWNKPRPESYTIDYQTASKLLNDTEKQKLYRELASAAESGWDFSSRWMRNSSDLTTLATTSIIPVDLNAFILGMEIDITFLANVIGNNSLAARFSEASQMRKKAMNSVFWNEKMQQWLDYWLSDSFKCKKGAESWKACNQNQNIFASNFIPLWIESFHSDVSLVGNVMKSFQSSGLLHDAGIATSLTNSGQQWDFLNGWAPIQHMIIEGLVRSGLKEARSFAEDIAVRWLRSNYAGYKKTGAMHEKYDVEACGKSGGGGEYITQTGFGWTNGVALALLEEFGWPQNRAIDCPAGSWEN
- the LOC131157680 gene encoding probable trehalase isoform X2, producing MSASETPSQCNPPDSGPVKPSTPLVTFLQRVQKTALNTFGSSGFDPKRYVDLSLKFDLSTTEKAFNSLPRSKNGSVPVEALQDYLGKYFHEAGDDLVYFLPANFVPTPEGFLPAVKHPNVRAWALEVHSLWKNLSRRVSDDVRKQPDFHTLLPLPAPVVIPGSRFLEVYYWDSYWVIRGLLASQMYDTAKAIVTNLLFLIDQYTYVLNGARTYYTNRSQPPLLSAMIRAIYNRTADIEFVRKSLPALLKEYEFWRSDIHEVTIQDAQGCIHHLSRYYAMWNKPRPESYTIDYQTASKLLNDTEKQKLYRELASAAESGWDFSSRWMSSDLTTLATTSIIPVDLNAFILGMEIDITFLANVIGNNSLAARFSEASQMRKKAMNSVFWNEKMQQWLDYWLSDSFKCKKGAESWKACNQNQNIFASNFIPLWIESFHSDVSLVGNVMKSFQSSGLLHDAGIATSLTNSGQQWDFLNGWAPIQHMIIEGLVRSGLKEARSFAEDIAVRWLRSNYAGYKKTGAMHEKYDVEACGKSGGGGEYITQTGFGWTNGVALALLEEFGWPQNRAIDCPAGSWEN